Proteins co-encoded in one Streptomyces diastaticus subsp. diastaticus genomic window:
- the sucB gene encoding 2-oxoglutarate dehydrogenase, E2 component, dihydrolipoamide succinyltransferase: MAVSVTLPALGESVTEGTVTRWLKAEGERVEVDEPLLEVSTDKVDTEIPSPSAGVLSSIKVAEDETVEVGAELAVIDDGSGDTEAGQEPAPAQQEAPAPEPQEPAAAAPSTEAETPAPAPTAASAQGGGSAEGTDVTLPALGESVTEGTVTRWLKEVGDSVEVDEPLLEVSTDKVDTEIPAPVAGVLLEITVGEDETAEVGAKLAVIGAPGASAPAAGKAEEKPAEAPAPAAEAPAPAPAKPAAPAAPTEAPAETEKPAPAPAKPAPAPAKPAPSAPVPASGGEGAYVTPLVRKLAAENNVDLGSVTGTGVGGRIRKQDVLAAAEAAKAPAAAAPAAPAAAKAPKLEASPLRGQTVKMTRMRKVIGDNMMKALHSQAQLTTVVEVDITRLMKLRGQAKDAFAAREGVKLSPMPFFVKAAAQALKAHPVVNARINDDEGTITYFDSENIGIAVDAEKGLMTPVIKGAGDLNIAGIAKKTAELAGKARSGGLTPDDMSGATFTISNTGSRGALFDTVIVPPNQAAILGIGATVKRPVVIDHPELGETIAVRHMTYLSLSYDHRLVDGADAARYLTSVKAILEAGEFEVDLGL, translated from the coding sequence ATGGCGGTTTCCGTAACCCTTCCGGCGCTCGGCGAGAGCGTCACCGAGGGCACTGTCACCCGCTGGCTCAAGGCCGAGGGCGAGCGCGTCGAGGTCGACGAGCCGTTGCTGGAGGTCTCGACCGACAAGGTCGACACCGAGATCCCCTCGCCGTCCGCCGGTGTCCTGTCCTCCATCAAGGTCGCCGAGGACGAGACGGTCGAGGTCGGCGCCGAGCTGGCCGTCATCGACGACGGCTCCGGCGACACCGAGGCCGGCCAGGAGCCCGCTCCGGCCCAGCAGGAGGCCCCGGCCCCCGAGCCGCAGGAGCCGGCCGCGGCCGCGCCCTCCACCGAGGCCGAGACTCCCGCCCCCGCCCCGACCGCCGCGTCCGCCCAGGGCGGCGGCTCGGCCGAGGGCACCGACGTGACCCTGCCGGCGCTCGGCGAGTCCGTCACCGAGGGCACCGTCACCCGCTGGCTCAAGGAGGTCGGCGACTCCGTCGAGGTCGACGAGCCGCTGCTGGAGGTCTCGACCGACAAGGTCGACACCGAGATCCCCGCCCCCGTCGCCGGTGTCCTCCTGGAGATCACCGTCGGTGAGGACGAGACCGCCGAGGTCGGCGCCAAGCTCGCCGTCATCGGTGCGCCCGGCGCCTCCGCCCCGGCCGCCGGGAAGGCCGAGGAGAAGCCGGCCGAGGCCCCCGCCCCGGCTGCCGAGGCCCCGGCTCCGGCTCCGGCGAAGCCCGCGGCGCCGGCCGCGCCCACCGAGGCGCCGGCCGAGACCGAGAAGCCCGCGCCGGCCCCGGCGAAGCCCGCCCCCGCTCCGGCGAAGCCCGCCCCGTCCGCTCCCGTCCCGGCCTCCGGTGGCGAGGGCGCGTACGTGACGCCGCTGGTGCGCAAGCTGGCCGCGGAGAACAACGTCGACCTGGGCTCGGTCACGGGCACCGGCGTCGGCGGGCGGATCCGCAAGCAGGACGTGCTCGCCGCCGCCGAGGCCGCCAAGGCCCCCGCCGCGGCCGCCCCCGCCGCTCCGGCCGCCGCCAAGGCGCCGAAGCTGGAGGCGTCCCCGCTGCGCGGCCAGACGGTCAAGATGACCCGCATGCGCAAGGTCATCGGCGACAACATGATGAAGGCCCTGCACTCGCAGGCGCAGCTCACCACGGTGGTCGAGGTCGACATCACCCGCCTGATGAAGCTCCGCGGCCAGGCCAAGGACGCCTTCGCCGCCCGTGAGGGCGTCAAGCTGTCCCCGATGCCGTTCTTCGTCAAGGCCGCCGCCCAGGCGCTGAAGGCCCACCCGGTCGTCAACGCCCGGATCAACGACGACGAAGGCACCATCACGTACTTCGACTCGGAGAACATCGGCATCGCCGTGGACGCCGAGAAGGGTCTGATGACGCCGGTCATCAAGGGCGCGGGCGACCTGAACATCGCCGGCATCGCGAAGAAGACCGCCGAGCTGGCCGGCAAGGCCCGCTCCGGCGGCCTGACCCCGGACGACATGTCGGGTGCCACCTTCACGATCAGCAACACCGGCTCGCGCGGCGCCCTGTTCGACACGGTCATCGTGCCGCCGAACCAGGCCGCCATCCTGGGCATCGGTGCCACCGTCAAGCGCCCCGTGGTCATCGACCACCCGGAGCTGGGCGAGACCATCGCGGTGCGCCACATGACGTACCTGTCGCTCTCCTACGACCACCGTCTGGTGGACGGCGCCGACGCCGCCCGCTACCTGACGTCGGTCAAGGCGATCCTGGAGGCCGGCGAGTTCGAGGTCGACCTGGGGCTGTGA
- a CDS encoding DUF3043 domain-containing protein: MRPHTVRLGFVFRSRANSEKAPAAQAAPSTEPRDPQAPKGRPTPKRAQAQSQRRSVTNTQMTRKEAARKQRDARRADMARQREALNNGDERYLPARDKGPVRKFARNYVDSRFAVAEFFLPFAVVILVLSMIRVPQLQNIALLLWMALIVLIVIDSVVTSIKLKRALRERFEGQPMKGAVLYALMRTLQMRRLRLPKPMVKRGEQP, translated from the coding sequence ATGCGCCCGCACACCGTACGCTTGGGTTTTGTGTTCCGTAGCCGTGCGAATAGCGAGAAGGCGCCCGCCGCGCAGGCGGCCCCTTCCACAGAGCCCCGTGACCCGCAGGCCCCGAAGGGCCGCCCGACCCCCAAGCGTGCGCAGGCCCAGTCCCAGCGGCGCAGCGTGACCAACACGCAGATGACCCGCAAGGAGGCGGCGCGCAAGCAGCGCGACGCCCGGCGGGCCGACATGGCACGCCAGCGCGAGGCGCTGAACAACGGCGACGAGCGGTACCTGCCCGCTCGCGACAAGGGGCCGGTGCGCAAGTTCGCCCGGAACTACGTCGACTCGCGGTTCGCGGTCGCCGAGTTCTTCCTTCCGTTCGCGGTGGTCATCCTGGTTCTGAGCATGATCCGGGTGCCGCAGCTCCAGAACATCGCGCTGCTGCTGTGGATGGCGCTGATCGTGCTGATCGTGATCGACTCGGTGGTCACCAGCATCAAGCTGAAGCGCGCCCTGCGGGAGCGGTTCGAGGGCCAGCCGATGAAGGGCGCCGTCCTGTACGCGCTGATGCGCACCCTCCAGATGCGCCGCCTGCGGCTGCCGAAGCCGATGGTCAAGCGCGGGGAGCAGCCCTGA
- a CDS encoding adenosylcobinamide-GDP ribazoletransferase, protein MSETPVPPPPGHPPPPPRASPADGLRFAFGTLTALPVRVGRWDRAAARAGMAAAPLAGLVLALVAAALAWPLLRLGAGPLLVAVVSVAVPAALTRGLHLDGLADTADGLGSGRPPEGALAVMKRSDIGPFGVVTLVLVLLAQVAAVAQLYGQGWAVGATGTAVAAVTGRLALTLASRPSVPPARPEGLGAAVAGTVPAGLAWAVTGAVLAVAVLAGLPDGVLGAVRAPLAVAVGLAAAELLLRHTVRRFGGVTGDVFGALEETALTAALLVLTFG, encoded by the coding sequence ATGAGCGAGACCCCCGTCCCCCCGCCTCCCGGCCACCCTCCGCCCCCGCCGCGCGCCTCGCCCGCGGACGGACTGCGGTTCGCCTTCGGCACGCTCACCGCGCTGCCGGTCCGGGTCGGCCGCTGGGACCGGGCCGCCGCCCGCGCGGGGATGGCCGCGGCCCCGCTGGCCGGGCTGGTCCTGGCGCTGGTGGCGGCGGCGCTCGCCTGGCCGCTGCTGCGGCTGGGCGCGGGGCCGCTGCTGGTGGCCGTGGTGAGCGTGGCGGTGCCCGCCGCGCTCACCCGGGGGCTGCACCTGGACGGCCTCGCCGACACCGCCGACGGCCTGGGCAGCGGCCGCCCGCCCGAGGGGGCGCTGGCCGTCATGAAGCGCTCCGACATCGGGCCGTTCGGCGTGGTCACGCTGGTGCTGGTGCTGCTGGCGCAGGTGGCGGCGGTGGCGCAGCTCTACGGGCAGGGCTGGGCGGTGGGGGCGACCGGCACGGCCGTCGCCGCGGTCACCGGACGCCTCGCCCTCACCCTCGCCTCACGCCCCTCGGTGCCCCCGGCCCGCCCGGAGGGGCTGGGCGCGGCCGTCGCCGGTACCGTGCCGGCCGGCCTGGCCTGGGCGGTGACCGGGGCGGTGCTGGCGGTGGCGGTCCTCGCCGGGCTGCCGGACGGTGTCCTGGGCGCGGTGCGGGCGCCGCTGGCGGTGGCGGTGGGCCTCGCGGCGGCCGAGTTGCTGCTGCGGCACACGGTGCGGCGGTTCGGGGGCGTGACCGGCGACGTGTTCGGCGCGTTGGAGGAGACGGCGCTGACGGCCGCGCTGCTGGTCCTGACCTTCGGCTGA
- a CDS encoding leucyl aminopeptidase has protein sequence MTALTLSSSGAATLRADVLVVGVAKGPDGPVPAPGSEAVAEAFDGGLATVLETLGATGAEGETTKLPVSGLKAPLVLAVGLGTAPEDGEEYGTEALRRAAGNAARALNGTGKAGFALPLASAEAVAAVAEGALLGAYAFTAYKSDDAEAGKGAKKKGAGKGPLGEVALLGVKARDKAAKAAAERATALAEEMNRARDLVNTPPNDLYPESFAAVAAAAGKEHGVKVQVIDDKALLKGGFGGLIGVGQGAAHGPRLVKLAYTHPKAEKSLAYVGKGITYDSGGISLKPAGHNETMKCDMAGAAAVFAAVITAARLGLKVNVTGWLALAENMPSGTATRPGDVLRMYGGKTVEVLNTDAEGRLVLADAITKASEDEPDAIVDVATLTGAMVVALGNRTFGVMGNDDAFRTAVHELAEEAGEPAWPMPFPEELRKGLDSSVADMANVGGRMGGGMAAGVFLNEFVGEGITWAHLDIAGPAFNEAGPFGYTPKGATGSAIRTLVSLAEWTASGELG, from the coding sequence GTGACTGCTCTCACTCTCAGCTCCTCCGGCGCGGCCACGCTGCGCGCCGACGTCCTCGTCGTGGGTGTGGCCAAGGGCCCCGACGGCCCCGTCCCCGCCCCCGGTTCGGAGGCCGTCGCCGAGGCGTTCGACGGCGGGCTCGCCACCGTCCTGGAGACCCTGGGCGCGACCGGCGCCGAGGGCGAGACCACCAAGCTGCCCGTCTCCGGCCTGAAGGCCCCGCTGGTCCTCGCCGTGGGCCTGGGCACGGCGCCCGAGGACGGCGAGGAGTACGGCACCGAGGCGCTGCGCCGCGCCGCGGGCAACGCCGCCCGCGCGCTGAACGGCACCGGGAAGGCCGGGTTCGCGCTGCCGCTGGCCTCCGCCGAGGCCGTCGCCGCGGTGGCCGAGGGCGCGCTGCTCGGTGCGTACGCCTTCACCGCGTACAAGAGCGACGACGCCGAGGCCGGCAAGGGCGCGAAGAAGAAGGGCGCCGGGAAGGGCCCGCTGGGCGAGGTGGCGCTGCTCGGCGTCAAGGCCCGGGACAAGGCGGCCAAGGCGGCCGCCGAGCGCGCGACCGCCCTCGCCGAGGAGATGAACCGCGCCCGCGACCTGGTCAACACGCCGCCGAACGACCTGTACCCGGAGTCCTTCGCCGCCGTGGCCGCCGCCGCGGGCAAGGAGCACGGCGTCAAGGTCCAGGTCATCGACGACAAGGCGCTCCTCAAGGGCGGCTTCGGCGGCCTGATCGGCGTCGGCCAGGGCGCGGCCCACGGCCCGCGCCTGGTCAAGCTCGCCTACACCCACCCGAAGGCCGAGAAGAGCCTCGCCTACGTCGGCAAGGGCATCACCTACGACTCGGGCGGCATCTCGCTCAAGCCGGCCGGTCACAACGAGACGATGAAGTGCGACATGGCGGGCGCCGCCGCCGTCTTCGCCGCCGTGATCACCGCGGCCCGGCTCGGGCTGAAGGTCAACGTCACCGGCTGGCTGGCGCTGGCCGAGAACATGCCCTCGGGCACCGCCACCCGCCCCGGCGACGTGCTGCGGATGTACGGCGGCAAGACCGTCGAGGTGCTCAACACCGACGCCGAGGGGCGCCTGGTGCTGGCCGACGCGATCACCAAGGCGTCCGAGGACGAGCCGGACGCGATCGTGGACGTGGCGACGCTGACCGGCGCCATGGTGGTGGCGCTCGGCAACCGCACCTTCGGCGTGATGGGCAACGACGACGCCTTCCGCACGGCCGTCCACGAGCTGGCCGAGGAGGCGGGCGAGCCGGCCTGGCCGATGCCGTTCCCGGAGGAGCTGCGCAAGGGCCTGGACTCGTCGGTGGCGGACATGGCCAACGTCGGCGGCCGGATGGGCGGCGGCATGGCGGCCGGCGTCTTCCTGAACGAGTTCGTCGGCGAGGGCATCACCTGGGCCCACCTCGACATCGCGGGCCCGGCCTTCAACGAGGCCGGCCCGTTCGGCTACACGCCCAAGGGCGCCACCGGTTCGGCCATCCGCACCCTGGTCTCGCTGGCCGAGTGGACCGCCTCCGGCGAGCTGGGCTGA
- a CDS encoding bifunctional adenosylcobinamide kinase/adenosylcobinamide-phosphate guanylyltransferase, which translates to MELTLLGTGAPEGLPRPDCPCAVCATALGEEARAATALLVDGSLLLDLTPGIAFAAARAGRNLGQVRQVLLSHPHDGPAMEIPAGLPQPARVPDGRELTLISGQRVRAVATDAPGTGYEVTGHDGERLLYLPPGAAPAGTSGPEGMTAPYDTVLVDVVGRPDALARLREAGAVTPGTDVLAVHLGHGVPAGRETARRLTAAGARAVPDGTRLTVGPPPAPGVRGLADGHGPGPVRPPLPRRTLVLGGARSGKSLEAERRLAAWPEVLYVATGGTRDGDREWAARVLLHRERRPASWRTAETCDLLPLLAQDGPPLLLDCLSLWLTDAMDRVDAWDDAAWAGGGERELRARCEELADAVRTTRRTLVAVSNEVGSGIVPATAAGRRYRDELGRLNAAVAAECEHVLLVVAGQPLPLKG; encoded by the coding sequence GTGGAACTGACTCTGCTCGGCACCGGGGCGCCCGAGGGCCTGCCGCGCCCGGACTGCCCGTGCGCCGTGTGCGCGACCGCTCTCGGCGAGGAGGCCCGCGCGGCGACCGCGCTGCTGGTCGACGGGTCGTTGCTGCTGGACCTCACCCCGGGCATCGCGTTCGCCGCCGCGCGCGCCGGGCGGAACCTCGGCCAGGTCCGGCAGGTGCTCCTCTCCCACCCGCACGACGGGCCCGCCATGGAGATCCCGGCCGGGCTGCCGCAGCCGGCGCGGGTGCCCGACGGCCGGGAGCTGACGCTGATCAGCGGGCAGCGGGTGCGGGCGGTGGCCACCGACGCGCCCGGCACCGGTTACGAGGTGACGGGGCACGACGGGGAGCGGCTGCTGTACCTGCCGCCGGGGGCGGCGCCCGCCGGGACGAGCGGGCCCGAAGGGATGACCGCGCCGTACGACACGGTGCTGGTGGACGTCGTCGGGCGGCCGGACGCGCTGGCCCGGCTGCGGGAGGCCGGGGCGGTCACGCCCGGCACCGACGTCCTCGCCGTCCACCTCGGCCACGGCGTGCCCGCCGGCCGCGAGACGGCGCGGCGGCTGACGGCCGCCGGGGCCCGCGCCGTGCCCGACGGCACCCGGCTCACCGTCGGCCCGCCACCCGCCCCCGGCGTGCGCGGTCTCGCCGACGGCCACGGCCCCGGCCCTGTCCGGCCGCCCCTCCCCCGGCGCACACTGGTGCTCGGCGGGGCCCGCTCCGGCAAGTCCCTGGAGGCCGAACGCCGGCTCGCCGCCTGGCCCGAAGTGCTGTACGTGGCGACCGGCGGGACCCGTGACGGGGACCGGGAGTGGGCCGCGCGGGTCCTGCTGCACCGGGAGCGGCGGCCCGCCTCGTGGCGCACGGCCGAGACCTGCGACCTGCTGCCCCTGCTCGCCCAGGACGGGCCGCCGCTGCTGCTGGACTGTCTCTCGCTCTGGCTGACGGACGCCATGGACCGGGTCGACGCCTGGGACGACGCCGCCTGGGCGGGTGGTGGTGAGCGCGAACTACGCGCCCGGTGCGAGGAGTTGGCCGACGCCGTGCGGACCACCCGGCGCACCCTGGTCGCGGTCTCCAACGAGGTCGGCTCCGGCATCGTCCCGGCGACGGCGGCCGGGCGCCGCTACCGCGACGAACTGGGCCGCCTCAACGCCGCCGTCGCCGCCGAGTGCGAGCACGTCCTGCTGGTCGTCGCGGGCCAGCCGCTCCCCCTCAAGGGCTGA
- the lpdA gene encoding dihydrolipoyl dehydrogenase — MANDASTVFDLVILGGGSGGYAAALRASQLGLDVALIEKGKVGGTCLHNGCIPTKALLHAGEVADQTRESAQFGVKATFEGIDIEAVHTYKDDVISGLYKGLQGLIASRKVTYIEGEGRLSSPTSVDVDGRRVEGRHVLLATGSVPKSVPGLDIDGDRIISSDHALKLNRVPKSAIILGGGVIGVEFASAWKSFGTEVTVIEGLKHLVPAEDENSSKLLERAFRKRGIKFNLGTFFDKAEYTQDGVRVTLADGKTFEAEVLLVAIGRGPVSQGLGYEEAGVAMDRGYVLVDEYMRTNVETVSAVGDLVPTLQLAHVGFAEGILVAERLAGERPVPIDYDGVPRVTYCHPEVASVGITEAKAKEIYGADKVVALKYNLAGNGKSKILKTAGEIKLVQVKDGAVVGVHMVGDRMGEQVGEAQLIYNWEALPAEVAQLIHAHPTQNEALGEAHLALAGKPLHSHD; from the coding sequence GTGGCGAACGACGCCAGCACCGTTTTCGACCTAGTGATCCTCGGCGGCGGTAGCGGCGGTTACGCCGCGGCTCTGCGCGCCTCCCAGCTGGGTCTTGACGTCGCCCTGATCGAGAAGGGCAAGGTCGGCGGCACCTGCCTGCACAACGGCTGTATCCCCACGAAGGCCCTGCTGCACGCCGGCGAGGTGGCCGACCAGACCCGTGAGTCGGCGCAGTTCGGCGTGAAGGCCACCTTCGAGGGCATCGACATCGAAGCCGTCCACACGTACAAGGACGACGTGATCTCTGGCCTCTACAAGGGCCTTCAGGGACTCATCGCCTCGCGGAAGGTCACCTACATCGAGGGCGAGGGCCGGCTCTCCTCGCCGACCTCCGTCGACGTGGACGGCCGCCGGGTCGAGGGCCGCCACGTGCTGCTCGCGACCGGCTCCGTCCCGAAGTCGGTGCCGGGCCTGGACATCGACGGCGACCGCATCATCTCCTCGGACCACGCGCTGAAGCTGAACCGCGTGCCGAAGTCGGCGATCATCCTGGGCGGCGGCGTCATCGGCGTCGAGTTCGCCTCGGCGTGGAAGTCGTTCGGCACCGAGGTCACCGTGATCGAGGGCCTCAAGCACCTGGTCCCGGCCGAGGACGAGAACAGCTCCAAGCTGCTGGAGCGGGCGTTCCGCAAGCGCGGCATCAAGTTCAACCTCGGCACCTTCTTCGACAAGGCCGAGTACACCCAGGACGGTGTCCGCGTCACCCTCGCCGACGGCAAGACCTTCGAGGCGGAGGTCCTGCTGGTCGCCATCGGCCGCGGCCCGGTCTCGCAGGGGCTCGGCTACGAGGAGGCCGGCGTCGCCATGGACCGCGGCTACGTCCTGGTCGACGAGTACATGCGCACCAACGTCGAGACCGTCTCGGCCGTCGGTGACCTGGTCCCCACCCTCCAGCTCGCCCACGTCGGCTTCGCCGAGGGCATCCTGGTCGCCGAGCGGCTCGCCGGCGAGCGGCCCGTGCCGATCGACTACGACGGCGTGCCGCGGGTGACCTACTGCCACCCCGAGGTCGCCTCCGTCGGCATCACCGAGGCCAAGGCCAAGGAGATCTACGGCGCGGACAAGGTCGTCGCCCTCAAGTACAACCTCGCGGGGAACGGGAAGAGCAAGATCCTGAAGACCGCGGGCGAGATCAAGCTCGTCCAGGTCAAGGACGGCGCCGTGGTCGGCGTCCACATGGTCGGCGACCGTATGGGCGAGCAGGTCGGCGAGGCCCAGCTCATCTACAACTGGGAGGCGCTCCCCGCCGAGGTCGCCCAGCTCATCCACGCCCACCCGACGCAGAACGAGGCGCTCGGCGAGGCACACCTGGCCCTCGCGGGCAAGCCGCTGCACTCGCACGACTGA
- a CDS encoding class I SAM-dependent methyltransferase, producing MVARQLDEQLAARFAVGRRLRVLDVGMGAGRQALRLARLGHQVTGVESDPALVEAAGEALAGEPDGIRERFRLVVGDGHETGVHFLPGSFDVVLCHSVLMRVASPDALLAGLGRMLAPGGLLSLLARNADASALGPGLAGDWRGALDAFDAQTGPERADRLAPLTSALAGIGAPLERWYGVRVLAARGSDGPGPADEAEFQALLAAEERAGRTDPYRSVAALLHLCGVRG from the coding sequence CTGGTCGCGCGGCAGCTCGACGAGCAGCTCGCGGCGCGGTTCGCGGTGGGCCGCAGGCTGCGGGTGCTGGACGTCGGCATGGGCGCGGGCCGCCAGGCGCTGCGGCTGGCCCGCCTGGGCCACCAGGTCACCGGCGTCGAGTCGGACCCCGCGCTGGTCGAGGCGGCCGGTGAGGCGCTGGCCGGGGAGCCCGACGGCATCCGCGAACGGTTCCGGCTGGTGGTGGGCGACGGGCACGAGACCGGGGTGCACTTCCTGCCGGGCAGTTTCGACGTGGTGCTCTGCCACAGTGTGCTGATGAGGGTGGCGTCTCCGGACGCGCTCCTCGCGGGCCTCGGCCGGATGCTCGCCCCCGGCGGCCTGCTCTCGCTGCTGGCGCGCAACGCGGACGCCTCGGCGCTCGGCCCTGGCCTCGCCGGCGACTGGCGGGGCGCGCTGGACGCCTTCGACGCGCAGACCGGCCCCGAGCGCGCGGACCGGCTCGCCCCGCTCACCTCGGCGCTGGCCGGGATCGGCGCACCGCTGGAGCGGTGGTACGGGGTGCGCGTGCTGGCCGCACGGGGCTCGGACGGGCCCGGGCCGGCCGACGAGGCCGAGTTCCAGGCACTGCTGGCCGCGGAGGAGCGGGCGGGACGCACGGATCCGTACCGCTCGGTGGCGGCCCTGCTGCACCTGTGCGGCGTCCGCGGCTGA
- a CDS encoding methyltransferase domain-containing protein, with protein sequence MPLPPPPAAAPRDPVPVPRPADDWGDLVGLLGPAADAPWGPEGAVPPWAVPGRAAEARGGVPAGGGTGDAPAGGAAADAVAGPAPAGILPAGGGTADPGNGETPARARSGRTRVAAPAAPAEAAVTAGGASAAPGGLGDPVGLLIPSGLVVPAGPTPPAAPPPDGPAPRPPSAVAGPSAPPVPVPADACAWEAEQRRPPHPDCAARAWRAVREAGRVRRLVQVVAAYGEPESWLDVEAGDGRFAAAARALLPYTAFDGTGLGGEVERARSAGALDEAYRGTLPLLAGELAGRYDVVGLLHQLGDCPDPAAELAAARAVLRPGGLLLVEAPDPACRTAALLGPWCLPHCAARPAATAGTVRELLTGLGFEMLTVDRVAGHVPRTLEALWAAAGPPGARAARGADRLLAPLLRRTGFANGFRIVARRPAVSP encoded by the coding sequence ATGCCGCTTCCCCCGCCGCCCGCCGCGGCACCCCGTGACCCCGTCCCCGTGCCCCGGCCCGCCGACGACTGGGGCGACCTGGTCGGCCTGCTGGGCCCGGCGGCAGATGCTCCCTGGGGGCCGGAGGGAGCGGTGCCGCCGTGGGCCGTTCCGGGGCGGGCGGCGGAGGCGCGCGGGGGCGTCCCGGCCGGGGGAGGGACGGGTGACGCCCCGGCCGGCGGTGCTGCGGCCGACGCGGTGGCGGGGCCCGCCCCGGCCGGGATCCTCCCGGCCGGAGGCGGGACGGCGGACCCCGGGAACGGCGAGACCCCGGCCCGCGCGCGGTCAGGGCGGACGCGCGTCGCGGCGCCCGCCGCCCCCGCCGAAGCCGCCGTGACGGCCGGTGGGGCCTCCGCCGCTCCCGGTGGCCTCGGTGACCCCGTGGGGCTCCTGATCCCGTCCGGGCTGGTGGTCCCGGCGGGGCCCACGCCGCCCGCCGCGCCGCCGCCGGACGGCCCCGCCCCGCGTCCCCCGTCCGCCGTGGCCGGACCTTCCGCCCCGCCCGTCCCCGTCCCCGCCGACGCCTGCGCCTGGGAGGCCGAGCAGCGCAGGCCGCCGCATCCGGACTGCGCGGCCCGGGCCTGGCGGGCGGTGCGGGAGGCGGGCCGGGTGCGGCGGCTGGTCCAGGTCGTGGCGGCGTACGGGGAGCCGGAGAGCTGGCTCGACGTGGAGGCGGGGGACGGGCGGTTCGCCGCGGCGGCGCGTGCCCTGCTGCCCTACACCGCGTTCGACGGGACGGGGCTCGGCGGTGAGGTGGAGCGGGCCCGGTCGGCGGGGGCGCTCGACGAGGCGTACCGGGGGACGCTGCCGCTGCTCGCGGGGGAGCTGGCCGGCCGGTACGACGTGGTGGGGCTGCTGCACCAGCTCGGCGACTGCCCCGACCCGGCGGCCGAACTCGCGGCGGCCCGGGCGGTGCTGCGTCCCGGCGGGCTGCTGCTCGTGGAGGCTCCGGACCCCGCATGTCGTACGGCGGCGCTGCTCGGGCCCTGGTGCCTGCCGCACTGCGCGGCCCGGCCCGCGGCCACCGCCGGGACGGTGCGGGAGCTGCTCACGGGGCTGGGGTTCGAGATGCTCACGGTGGACCGGGTCGCCGGGCACGTCCCGCGCACCCTGGAGGCGCTGTGGGCGGCCGCCGGGCCGCCGGGGGCGCGGGCCGCCCGGGGCGCGGACCGCCTGCTCGCCCCGCTGCTGCGCCGTACCGGCTTCGCCAACGGCTTCCGGATCGTGGCCCGGCGGCCCGCGGTCAGCCCTTGA
- the cobT gene encoding nicotinate-nucleotide--dimethylbenzimidazole phosphoribosyltransferase codes for MSALNLDDLSDLIKRPDSTVRRAAEERRERLAVPPGALGRLDELGEWLAAARAEVPVAPVERPRVVLFAGDHGVAGLEVSARPAGSAEVLVRAVLAGEAPVAVLADRLGVPVRVVDVAVDCDPATLPAEVVRHRVRRGSGVIDREDALSAEEAERAFRAGMAVADEEADAGTDLVVLGDLSVGGTTAAATLIAALCGTDASVVTGRGGLPIDDLAWMRKCAAIRDALRRARPVLGDQLELLATVGGADLAALTGFLLQSAVRRTPVILDGVVGSAAALVAQRVAFRAPDWWVAGQVSGEPGQTKALDRLAMDPLLDQGVRAGEGLGALLALPLVQAAAALCGTLPEQPRSPKAAPDAAGTAAGQAADAAPSDGLLKKAEG; via the coding sequence ATGAGCGCGCTGAATCTCGACGACCTCTCCGACCTGATCAAGCGTCCCGACAGCACGGTCCGCCGCGCCGCCGAGGAGCGGCGGGAGCGGCTGGCGGTACCGCCCGGAGCCCTCGGGCGGCTGGACGAACTCGGCGAGTGGCTGGCGGCGGCCCGCGCCGAGGTGCCGGTGGCGCCCGTCGAGCGGCCCCGCGTGGTGCTGTTCGCCGGTGACCACGGGGTGGCCGGGCTGGAGGTGTCGGCGCGTCCGGCGGGCTCGGCCGAGGTGCTGGTGCGCGCCGTGCTGGCGGGCGAGGCGCCGGTGGCGGTCCTCGCCGACCGGCTGGGCGTGCCGGTGCGGGTGGTGGACGTGGCGGTGGACTGCGACCCGGCCACGCTCCCCGCCGAGGTCGTGCGCCACCGGGTCCGCCGGGGCTCGGGCGTCATCGACCGCGAGGACGCGCTGAGCGCCGAGGAGGCGGAGCGGGCCTTCCGCGCGGGGATGGCCGTCGCCGACGAGGAGGCGGACGCCGGCACCGACCTGGTGGTCCTCGGCGACCTGAGCGTCGGCGGGACCACGGCCGCCGCGACGCTGATCGCCGCACTCTGCGGCACGGACGCCTCCGTGGTGACCGGCCGGGGCGGCCTGCCCATCGACGACCTGGCCTGGATGCGTAAGTGCGCCGCGATCCGCGACGCGCTGCGCCGGGCCCGCCCGGTCCTCGGTGACCAGCTCGAACTGCTGGCCACGGTGGGGGGCGCCGATCTGGCCGCGCTCACCGGCTTCCTGCTCCAGAGCGCCGTCCGCCGCACACCGGTGATCCTGGACGGCGTGGTCGGCTCGGCCGCCGCGCTGGTCGCCCAGCGAGTGGCGTTCCGCGCCCCCGACTGGTGGGTGGCCGGTCAGGTCTCGGGCGAGCCGGGCCAGACCAAGGCCCTGGACCGCCTCGCCATGGACCCCCTGCTCGACCAGGGCGTACGGGCCGGGGAGGGGCTGGGCGCGCTGCTGGCACTGCCCCTCGTCCAGGCCGCGGCGGCCCTCTGCGGCACGCTGCCCGAGCAGCCGCGGTCCCCGAAGGCCGCCCCGGACGCGGCCGGCACCGCCGCCGGGCAGGCCGCCGACGCGGCCCCGTCGGACGGCCTGCTGAAGAAGGCCGAGGGCTGA